The following proteins are encoded in a genomic region of Blastopirellula marina:
- a CDS encoding arylsulfatase, giving the protein MLRSLVLALTACLALIPAAVFAAEADKPNVIFIYADDLGYGDLGCFGQKTIQTPNLDQMASDGMKLTSFYAGCTVCRPSRLVLWTGKHLGHQPINDNKPYTMQSSDFTLAELMKQQGYTTGGVGKWAMGTPGSGGEPIYHGFDFWCGYLDQSEAHNYFPTHLWRCEGDKCEKLPLEGNVLMGDKKPENRVAKLDARKTYSHDVMTKEAFDFIRRNQDKPFLLHLHWTLPHANNEGGRVTGNGSEVPNYGQYKDKDWPDVEKGFAQMVTYLDGSVGQLRALLKELDLEEKTLVVFTSDNGPHNEGGHNVNYFNSNGPLKGFKRSVYEGGIREPFVAVWPGKIPAGTESATTFNAYDVLATYAELTGAKDVPKNDGISFLPTMLGKQDSEASERTSYSSFNKWEAARFKEFKGMRSGPNQPLELYDLSVDIGEEHDIAKDNPEMAKKLADFIDNAKLRP; this is encoded by the coding sequence TGGTTCTCGCCCTGACCGCTTGCCTCGCATTGATTCCTGCCGCGGTCTTTGCCGCAGAAGCGGATAAGCCAAATGTAATTTTTATCTATGCTGACGACCTGGGTTATGGCGACCTGGGTTGCTTTGGACAGAAGACGATTCAGACTCCCAACTTGGATCAGATGGCCAGCGACGGAATGAAGCTCACGAGCTTCTATGCCGGGTGCACCGTTTGTCGCCCTTCGCGGTTGGTGCTATGGACCGGAAAGCATCTCGGCCACCAGCCAATCAACGACAACAAACCGTACACGATGCAGTCGTCCGATTTCACGCTTGCCGAATTAATGAAGCAGCAAGGGTACACCACTGGCGGTGTTGGTAAATGGGCAATGGGCACCCCAGGTAGCGGTGGCGAACCGATTTACCACGGCTTTGATTTTTGGTGTGGGTATCTCGATCAAAGCGAAGCCCACAACTACTTCCCAACTCATCTCTGGCGCTGCGAAGGAGATAAGTGCGAGAAATTGCCTTTGGAAGGAAATGTGTTGATGGGGGACAAAAAGCCAGAGAATCGCGTTGCCAAGCTCGATGCTCGAAAAACCTACTCGCATGATGTGATGACCAAAGAGGCATTCGACTTCATTCGCCGCAACCAAGATAAGCCATTCCTATTGCATTTGCACTGGACTTTGCCGCACGCCAACAACGAAGGAGGCCGAGTCACAGGCAACGGCAGCGAAGTGCCTAATTACGGTCAATACAAAGACAAAGATTGGCCTGACGTCGAAAAGGGATTCGCGCAGATGGTGACTTACCTTGATGGAAGCGTCGGTCAACTGCGAGCACTGTTGAAAGAACTCGACCTTGAAGAGAAAACGCTGGTCGTCTTCACGTCGGACAACGGGCCACACAACGAAGGCGGACACAACGTCAACTACTTCAATTCGAATGGCCCCTTAAAAGGATTCAAGCGATCGGTCTACGAAGGAGGCATCCGCGAACCGTTCGTTGCCGTCTGGCCCGGTAAGATTCCCGCTGGCACGGAGTCGGCCACAACGTTCAATGCCTACGATGTGTTGGCAACTTACGCCGAACTAACCGGTGCTAAAGATGTTCCCAAGAACGATGGGATTAGCTTCTTACCAACGATGCTAGGCAAACAAGATTCCGAAGCAAGCGAAAGAACGAGCTACTCTTCGTTCAACAAGTGGGAAGCAGCTCGGTTTAAGGAATTCAAGGGAATGCGTAGTGGTCCAAATCAACCATTGGAATTGTATGACCTGAGCGTCGATATTGGGGAAGAGCACGACATTGCCAAAGATAACCCAGAGATGGCCAAGAAGCTGGCAGACTTCATTGACAACGCGAAGTTGAGACCGTAG
- the ilvN gene encoding acetolactate synthase small subunit, which translates to MRHVLSAVVQNVPGVLAHISGMLASRGYNIDSLAVGETEDPNLSRMTFVLVGDDHVLEQVRKQLEKIVTVVRVLDVSSQDFVERDLMLIKVAADGGQARSEINELVDIFRGRIVDVGRTEVIVEISGTENKIVAFIDLMRPFGIRELVRTGRIAMVRAGTSLEEQVVDPHAVEA; encoded by the coding sequence ATGCGTCACGTGCTCTCGGCGGTGGTACAAAATGTGCCCGGGGTACTCGCCCACATTTCCGGGATGCTCGCCTCTCGCGGATACAACATCGATTCGCTCGCGGTGGGTGAAACCGAGGATCCTAACTTGTCGCGAATGACCTTCGTATTGGTCGGCGATGATCATGTCCTCGAGCAAGTACGCAAGCAACTCGAAAAGATTGTCACCGTCGTACGCGTATTGGATGTCAGCTCGCAAGACTTCGTCGAACGCGATCTGATGTTGATTAAAGTGGCCGCCGATGGGGGCCAAGCGCGAAGCGAAATCAACGAGCTGGTCGATATCTTCCGCGGCCGCATCGTCGACGTCGGCCGGACCGAAGTGATCGTTGAAATCTCCGGCACCGAAAACAAGATCGTCGCATTCATCGATTTGATGCGACCCTTTGGAATCCGCGAACTGGTGAGGACGGGACGAATCGCCATGGTTCGCGCGGGTACTTCCCTGGAAGAACAGGTCGTAGACCCGCACGCTGTAGAAGCTTAA
- the ilvC gene encoding ketol-acid reductoisomerase — protein sequence MTRYNSETKNEMTAKIYYDNDADLSVLKGKTIAILGYGSQGHAQAQNLRDSGCTVIIGQRPGSPNYDLAKSHGFEPMSVEEATKKADIINMLLPDEVQADIYNQYVKPNLKPGNVLMCSHGFNIHFNQVVPPEGVDSVLVAPKGPGHLVRSEYEKGGGVPGLIALGDGVSDESRQIGLAYAKGIGATRGGVIETTFAEETETDLFGEQVVLCGGLSELIKAGFETLVEAGYQEEMAYFECMHEVKLIVDLFYQGGLNYMRYSVSNTAEFGDYSTGPRIITPETKAEMKKVLTEIQDGTFARNWILENKAGAARFKAIRRRERTHQVEEVGKRLRRLMSWIDAKEV from the coding sequence ATCACTAGATACAACTCAGAGACAAAGAACGAAATGACCGCCAAAATCTACTACGATAACGATGCTGACCTGTCCGTGCTGAAGGGCAAGACGATTGCCATTCTGGGTTACGGTTCGCAAGGACATGCTCAAGCACAGAACCTGCGCGACAGTGGTTGCACCGTTATCATCGGCCAGCGTCCTGGTAGCCCAAACTACGACCTGGCCAAGTCGCACGGCTTCGAGCCAATGAGTGTCGAAGAAGCGACAAAGAAGGCTGACATCATCAACATGCTGCTGCCTGACGAAGTTCAAGCCGACATCTACAACCAGTACGTTAAGCCAAACCTGAAGCCAGGCAACGTGCTGATGTGCTCGCACGGTTTCAATATTCACTTCAACCAGGTTGTTCCACCGGAGGGTGTCGACTCCGTTCTGGTCGCCCCCAAGGGGCCTGGCCACCTGGTCCGTAGCGAATACGAAAAGGGTGGTGGTGTTCCCGGCCTGATCGCTTTGGGCGACGGTGTCTCGGACGAATCGCGTCAGATCGGTTTGGCCTACGCCAAGGGTATCGGTGCGACTCGCGGTGGTGTGATCGAAACCACCTTCGCCGAAGAAACTGAAACCGACCTGTTCGGCGAGCAAGTCGTTCTGTGCGGTGGCCTCAGCGAACTGATCAAGGCAGGTTTCGAGACCCTCGTGGAAGCTGGCTATCAGGAAGAAATGGCTTACTTCGAGTGCATGCACGAAGTGAAGCTGATCGTCGACCTGTTCTACCAAGGCGGTCTGAACTATATGCGATACAGCGTGAGCAACACCGCTGAATTCGGTGACTACTCGACCGGCCCGCGTATTATCACGCCGGAAACCAAGGCGGAAATGAAGAAAGTCCTAACCGAGATCCAAGACGGCACGTTCGCCCGCAACTGGATCCTGGAAAACAAAGCTGGCGCTGCCCGCTTCAAGGCCATCCGCCGCCGCGAACGTACCCACCAGGTCGAAGAAGTCGGCAAACGTCTTCGTCGCCTGATGAGCTGGATCGACGCGAAAGAAGTTTAA